A region of Planococcus sp. MSAK28401 DNA encodes the following proteins:
- the sigW gene encoding RNA polymerase sigma factor SigW produces the protein MDALVNKRIKRVMKGDQDAFAEIVELYQHQLFQICYRMLGNRHEAEDIAQEAFTRAYVNIHTFDQNRKFSTWLYRIATNLCIDRIRKKKPDYHLDAEVKGTEGLNMYSKIANDEELPEEELMRMEVQERVQYEISRLPDKYRAAIVLKYIEELPLAEISEILDLPLGTVKTRIHRGREALRKQLSNL, from the coding sequence ATGGATGCGTTAGTGAATAAACGAATAAAACGAGTCATGAAGGGCGACCAAGACGCATTTGCCGAAATCGTGGAGCTGTATCAACATCAGTTGTTCCAGATTTGCTACCGTATGCTCGGCAACCGGCATGAAGCGGAAGATATTGCACAGGAAGCATTTACGCGGGCCTATGTGAACATACACACCTTCGACCAGAACCGTAAATTTTCCACGTGGCTTTACCGCATCGCTACCAATCTGTGCATCGACCGAATCCGCAAGAAAAAGCCGGATTATCACTTGGATGCGGAAGTCAAAGGCACGGAAGGCTTGAATATGTATTCGAAGATTGCCAATGACGAAGAGCTTCCGGAAGAAGAATTGATGCGGATGGAAGTTCAGGAGCGGGTGCAGTACGAAATAAGCCGCTTGCCGGATAAGTACCGAGCAGCGATTGTGTTAAAATATATCGAGGAATTGCCGCTGGCTGAAATCAGCGAAATTCTGGATTTGCCGCTTGGCACGGTGAAAACGCGGATACACCGCGGGCGCGAAGCACTTCGCAAGCAATTGAGCAATTTGTAG
- a CDS encoding zf-HC2 domain-containing protein, producing MNACPEKVIRMMDDYLDGEISPSEEKELKDSLQNCSDCRKIYQELTKTIAYVQSASHVQAPPDFVQKTMAGLPKESQRVGVKRFMRHHPLMIAAALFVLLMSAAMMSSFSDDKQFAFTKQENLVVEGETVVVPAGQTVVGDITIRNGDLRVDGELEGDVTIVNGQYMASSGVINGEIEEIDQAFEWLWYTIKGTFQDAVSFFGGNDQSIGE from the coding sequence ATGAATGCGTGTCCGGAAAAAGTCATTCGCATGATGGACGATTACCTAGACGGGGAAATTAGCCCATCAGAAGAGAAAGAACTGAAAGATTCCTTGCAGAACTGCAGCGACTGCAGAAAAATATATCAAGAACTGACCAAGACTATTGCGTATGTCCAAAGCGCTTCGCACGTCCAGGCACCGCCGGATTTCGTGCAAAAGACGATGGCCGGCTTGCCGAAAGAATCCCAGCGCGTCGGAGTGAAACGCTTTATGCGCCATCACCCATTAATGATCGCGGCAGCACTTTTCGTCTTATTGATGAGTGCAGCGATGATGTCGAGCTTCAGCGACGACAAACAATTTGCCTTTACTAAACAGGAAAATCTGGTGGTGGAAGGCGAAACGGTCGTAGTTCCAGCCGGACAAACCGTTGTCGGGGATATAACGATCCGCAATGGGGATTTACGGGTTGATGGGGAACTTGAAGGCGACGTGACGATCGTCAACGGCCAGTATATGGCATCGAGTGGTGTCATCAATGGGGAAATTGAAGAAATTGACCAAGCATTCGAGTGGCTTTGGTATACGATCAAAGGGACCTTCCAGGATGCCGTCAGCTTTTTTGGCGGCAATGACCAATCAATAGGCGAGTAA